Sequence from the Natronomonas marina genome:
GATGACCGTCTCGAGACCGGCCTTGGCGGCGGCCTCGATCTTGTGGGTGACGCCGCCGACGGGCAGGACGTCGCCGCGGACCGACAGCGAACCGGTCATCGCCAGGTCCTGCCGGACGGGGACGTCCTCCAGCGCCGAGATGACGGCGGCGGCGACCGTAATCGACGCGGAGTCGCCGTCGACGCCGCCCTCGCCGGCCTGGACGAACTGGATGTGAACGTCCTTCTGGGAGATGTCCTCGTCGGAGAACTTCTTGATGATGGCGGAGACGTTCTGGACGGCCTCCTGTGCCATCTCCTTGAGCTGGCCGGTGGCGATGACCTCGCCGGGACCCTGGCTCGGGGTCACCTCGGCCATGACGGGCAGGACGATACCGGAGTCCTCGCCCATGACGGCCAGGCCGTTGACGCGGCCGACGACGTCGCCCTCGTTGACGGTCAGCTCGTAGTCCTTGCGGCGCTCGATGTAGTCGTCGGCCAGCTGCTGCTCGATGGAGCGCGAGCGGGCCTTCGCCTGCAGGACGTCGTCCCGCGTCGTGTAGTCGCGGTCCTCGGCGCGAGCGATGTCGCCCGCCACGCGGATGAGCCCGCCGAGGTCGCGGAACTTCAGCGAGAGGTGCTGCTTGCGGCCGGCGCGACGGCGCGCCTCGAGGATGATCTCCTCGATGGCCTCGTCGGTGAACGGCGGCAGGCGGCCGTCGTTGGAGACCTCTTGCGCGACGAAGCGGGCGTACTTGCGACGCATCTCGGGGCTGTCCTCGATGGTGTCGTCCATGTACACCTCGTAGCCGTACCCCTTGATGCGCGACCGCAGCGCGGGGTGCATGTTCTCCATGGCGTCGAGGTTCCCCGCTGCGACCATGATGAAGTCCGTCGGGACGGGTTCGGTCTGGACCATCGCCCCCGAGGAGCGCTCGCTCTGGCCGGTGATGGCGAACTCGCCCTCCTGGATGGCCGTCATCAGCTTCTGCTGGCTGCGGATGTCGAGCGTGTTGATCTCGTCGACGAACAGCACGCCCTTGTTGGCCTTGTGGATGCCCCCGGCCTCGACGCGGTCGTGGCTGGGCGTCTCCATGCCCCCGGACTGGAAGGGGTCGTGGCGGACGTCGCCCAGCAGTGCGCCGGCGTGGGCGCCAGTGGCGTCCTCGAACGGTGCGACCTGCTGGTCGGCGTTGTTGACCAGCAGGTTCGGCACCATCGCATCGCTGCCCCGGCTCATGTACTTGAACGCCACGTAGATGACGCCGGCCGCGATGAGGCCCAGAAGAAGGGCTTCGGCGATGATGATGGCGTAGCCGAACACGACGAGGATGATGATCCACATCAGGAACGACTTCATCTGGTTCCGCTTGCGGGCCTCCTCCTTGTGGGCCTCGACGATCTGTTCGCCCTTGCCCGCCGGCACGGTCCGGACCTTCGGCTCGTTGCCGTCGTCCGGGTTGTGGTAGACGAGCACGTCCTGCAGCTCCTCCTTGGGGAGCAGCTGGCTCATCGCCTTCGCAAGCATCGACTTCCCGGTCCCCGGGGAGCCGATCATCATGACGTGGCGGCGCTGCTTTGCCGCCTTCAGCACGATGTCGCGGGCGTGATCCTGCCCGATGACCTGGTCGACCAGCCGGTCGGGAACCTTGATCTCCTCGCTGGAGCCGATCTGGAGCCCGCCGAGGAGGCCGTCCTCCTCGTCTTCGTCTATCTCTACCTCGGCGTCGACGTGTACGTCGCTTCCGAGGTCGGAGCCGTCCAGCAACTCCTCGTCGTCGCCCAACTGCTCGTCGGCTCCCCTCTCGGTTGGAGTCGGCCGCTCGTCGGGGTCGGACTCCCCGGAGTCCGGCCGTGGCTCCTCCGTCGGGTCTCGACGCCCGTCGGCGTCGGCGTCTGATTCCTTTTCGTTGCTCATAGAACCGTTGCTATACTCGAAGATGAAGGGATGTCGATTGATATACTTTCTCCCCAAAGCAAGGTTCGACACCGGTAAAAAACGCAGGAGAGCACCGGCTTCGTCTTCGGCGCCGGTCCCGCGATTGCCCGACTCGTCGGGTTTATAAAATCGCGCGCCGACCGCCCGGTATGACCCGCGGCTTCTACATCGGCCGCTTCCAGCCCTTCCATCAGGGCCACTACGCGATGGTCGAGCGGATAAGCCAGGAGGTCGACGAACTCGTCGTCGGCATCGGCAGCGCCGACCAGTCCCACACCGTCCGTAACCCCTTCACGGCCGGCGAGCGCATCATGATGATAACGAAGGCGCTCGTCGACCTGGACGTCGTGACCTACGCCGTCCCCATCGAGGACCTCAACCGCAACTCGGTGTGGGTGAGTCACGTCCAGTCGATGAGTCCCCGGTTCGACGTGGCGTTCTCCAACAACCCGCTGGTCGTCCGTCTCTTCGAGGAGGCCGGCATCGAGGTGCGCCAGTCGCCGATGTACCACCGCGAGGAGTTCGAGGGCGCCGAAGTCCGCGAGCGCATGGCCGCCGAGGGCGACTGGGAGTCGCTGGTCCCGACCGCCGTCGTCGAGGTCATCGACGAGATAGACGGCGTCGACCGCCTCCGGCAGATAAGCGCCAGCGACGCCAACGGAGAAGGGAACGGCGACCCCTCCGCCGACTGATGATAACGCTCGCCTCCGACTTCGGTACGCCGTACCCCGCCGCGATGAAGGGGACCATCCTGCAACGGTGTGACGCCCGGCTGGTCGACGTCGGCCACGATTTCCCAAGACAGGACGTCAGGACGGCGGCCTTCTGGCTGCGGGAGGTGCTACCGGAGTTCCCGCCCGCGGTCCACCTCGTCGTCGTCGACCCCGGCGTCGGGACCGACCGGGCGGCGCTGGCCGTCCGGGCCGGCGACCACGCCCTGGTCGGTCCCGACAACGGCGTCCTGCTGCCGGCCGCCCGCACGCTGGCCAACGGCGACCGGGACGTCGACGCCTACGAACTCGCCGTCGAGAACCCCCGGAGTTCGACGTTCCACGGCCGGGACGTTTTCGCGCCCGGCGCGGCGGCCGTCCACGAGGCCGGCATCGACCGCCTCCCGGAACTGGAGGGCCTCTCGCCCGCCGAGGACGTCGTCGACCTGACGTTCCCGACCGCCGAGCGCCGCGAGGACGGCGCCACGGGCGAGGTGCTCGTCGTCGACGACTTCGGCAACGCCGTCACCAACGTCGACGGCGAGGTGCTGGCGGGCCTGGAGACGATCACGGTGAACGGTGAATCGGTTGCGGTCGTCCGTTCGTACGCCCACGCCGACGCCGGCGACCGGGTCGTCACCGTCGGCAGCCACGGCAACGTCGAACTGGCGGTCACCCGCGGCCGCGGCGACGAGGCCTTCGGCGTCGAAGCCGGCGACGGCGTCGACCTCGAGTGGTGACGGGATGGGGCCGACCGCCGGTCGGCGGCCACCACCTACGTCCGCTTCAGCCGCCGGGCGAACAGCTCCTCCGCGAGCAAGAGGAGGTTGTACGCGACGGTGACCGAGAAGCCGACGAGCGCGAACGCCAGCGAGACCGGCGGCTCGAGGAGGTGGACGACGGCGGCGGCCGCGGTCAGGCTGCCGGCCGTCGAGACGACGTGGACCATCGACGCCACGAGCGCCGAGTCGGCCGTCTCGACGTCGGCCGGCTCGAAGAAGCCGCGGAAGGCGACGGCAGCCAGCGCCGCGAATCCGACGAGCGCGCCGAAGACGTACGCCATGGCCCCCGTCAGGGCCGGCACGCCGTAGGCGTCGATGAGCAACGCGCCGGCGCCCCACACCGAGAGCGTGTAGCCGTAGGCTTCGGCCTCGCTCGCGAGGTTGGCCGCAAGCGTACGTCGGAGATTCATCGGTCTCAGTCCTCGCCGGTGAGGGCGTCGTCGACGGCTGCCTCGATGTCGTCCTCGAAGGCGTTCAGTTCTCGGCGGAGGGCGGCCCGCTCGAAGTACAGCAGTTCGGCCGCGACGACGGCCGCCGCGATGACGAGGACGGTGACGAGCGTCCCCGGTTCGCGCCGGTAGAGGTGATACAGCATCAGCGGCGCGAAGGCGGCCGTCCCGACGACGCCGACCGCGGGCGGCAGCGGATTGACCGCCTCGCGGTCCCGGTGCCGGAGAGCGAGGTAGCTCACGGTCCCGAAGACGACGATGAACGAAAGCGACGCGAAGGCGGTGATGGCCTCCAGACTCCCGACGACGGTCAGCGCCGCCGTGATACCGCCGAGGGCGAGAAAGGTTCGGGCGGGAACGCCGTCGGCTCCCGTCTCGCTCACCCGGTCGGGCAGCAGGTCCTCCGAGACCATCCCCTTCGCCAGGTGCCCCGAGGAGAACAGCGTCGCGTTGATGGCCGACCCCGTCGAGAACAGCGCCGCCAGCGACACGACGGTGTAGCCGACGCCGGCGTAGCCGACGGCGCCGAGCATCGGCTCCGCGGCGCTGGCCAGCGCGGTGTGGGGGTGGGTGCGGAGCGCCTCCCGCGCCAGGTTCGTCGTCACCACGCCGACGACGACGTAGATGGCCACCGCGACCGGAATCGAGACGTAGACCGCCCGGCGAATCGTCTCGGTGGGGTCGACGATGCTCTCCTGGTCGTAGAACAGTAGCTGCCAGCCCTGGAAGGCCACGAAGGAGACGGCGGCGGCCATGACGGGGCCGAACGACGGTAGCTGTCCGACCCCGAGCGAGATGGGGCGCGGTTCGACGACGGTGGCGAACACGAGGCCGCCGACGCCGAGCGCGACCAGCACCGCGACTTTCGCCCCGACGAGGAGGTTCTCGGCCGACCCCGTCGCGCGGGCGCCGAGCAGGTTCAATCCCACGAACGCGGCGACGACGGCCACCGAGACGACGGGCCGAAGCGGGACGCCGGCGACGGCCTCCGGGACGCCGCCGAGTCCGACCGCGAACTCCGCGAAGGCGACCGCGTACATCCCCATCGAACCCACGTACCCCACGAGCAACGTCCACCCGACCATGCCCGCCGCCGTCGTGTCGTCGAGGAAGCACCGGACGAAGGTGACCGACCCGCCGTCGTCGTCGACGAGGCCGTTCAGAACCGTGTAGGAGTAGCCGGCACACAGCGCGACGACGCCGGCCAGCACGAACGCCAGCCAGGTCGCCGGGCCCGTTATCTGGGCGACCACGCCGAGGACGGCGAAGATGCCGCCGCCGATCATACCCCCGAGGGCGATGGAGACGCTTCCCGCGAGGCCGAGTCGTTCGCTCATCCGTTAGCATTCGTTCGAACGGAATGACTTTGGATGTGTCGTTTCGATAGACATTTCAACCGAAAATGAAGATAACAGTCGCTGACCCTCCCGGAACAGGTCCCGCCGAGGCCCTCGACCGGGGTGGACTCTCGCGGTTCGCCGCACCCCTTCCTCGCTTCGCTCGGTCAATGCCTGCGTCGCCACTCCACCGAGAGCCGGGCGAACAGTTCCAAACGAGAGTACCGGATGCGTGAACTCCCGGGAGAACGCGATCAGAACTCCCGCAGGACGGACGCGAGCGAACTCGCGAGTTCCTCGAACCGATCTATCTTCATCGGGTCCGTCGTGACCCAGACTCCGTGCTCGCCACCGATCACCCGGGTCAGGTAACCGGTTTCGAACACGCGGATCGTGAACTGGTACCGGCCGAGTTCGGACCCCTTGTACGCCTGTTGAGAACGGAACCCGAGGCGTTCGTTCTCCGCGAAGCCGACGAGATCAGCGGTTCGATCGAGATCGTCCCGGAGGTACAGTTGCTCGAACTCTTCCTCGGTGAAGTACGTGAGACTGCGGAGTTCGTCGCCAACCACGGTGCGAGCAGCGCTGATCAGTTCCGTTCGCTGTTCTTCAGGTACGTTACCGTTACTCATAGTGGATCGTTCGATCCGCGCCCACAAACCAATTTGGATAAATCCTATTCGCTTGGATCGACCCGATTCGCACGACCCGATAGCACACGGTGACCGGCGTCTCATCGGTAAACGCATCGAACGGATACCTCCCCGACCGCGTCTGCGATCAGGAGGACAGACCGAAGTGGAAGTGGAGATTCCGACCGGGAAACCGACAGACGAAAGCTCTATTTCGAAGGGAAACGGGCGGGTACGGGACGCAGCGGACGGGTGTTACTGCGCGCTAATCACGTCGTCGATGCGGGCGATCATCGTCGCCGCCTCGGTGGCGGACTCGACGGCCTCGCGCTTGACGGCGGCGGGGTCGAGGATGCCGTACTCGACGGGGTCGCCGACGTGGCCGGTCTGGCCCTCGCTGATGAGGCCGGCGCGGCCCTCGGCGTCGTGCGTCGTTCGGAGGTCCACCAGCGCGTCGATGGGGTCCATGCCGGTGTTCTCCGCGAGCGTGCGCGGCAGCACGTCGACGGCGTCGGCGAAGGCGTCGATGGCCAGTTGCTTGCGGCCCTCGACGCTGGCGGACGACGAGCGGATGTGGTCGGCGATGGCGATTTCGGTCGCGCCGGCGCCGGGGACGACGCCGCCGGCGTCGAGCGCGACGGTGGCGACATCCAGGGCGTCGTTCAGCGCGCGCTCGAGTTCGTCGGCGACGTGTTCGGTGCCGCCGCGGGCGAAGACGGTGACGGTCTCGGCGGCCGCGCCACCCTCGATGAAGGCGAGTTCGTCGTCGCCGAACCGCTGGACGGAGACGCTGTCGGCCCGCCCGAGCGCGTCACTCGAGAGGTCGCTCAGCGTGCCGACGGTGCGGGCGCCGGTCGCCCGCGCGATGGAGCGGGCCTCGTCGTCGTCGACGGAGTCGAAGGCCAGCACGCCGTCCTTGGCGAGGTAGGAGCCGACGATGTCCTCGACGTCGCCGGTGACGAAGGCGACGTCGACGCCGGCGTCGGCTACCTGCTCGGCGTAGCCGCGGAGTTCGCCCTCCTCGGCCTCGATGGCGGCGTTGAGCTGGTCGACGTTGGAGATGTCGTACTCGGCGTCGATTTCGGCCTCCCGGACCTCCAGATCGAGGTCGAGGACGGCGATGCTCGCGTCGGTGAGGTCGCGGGGCATGTCCTCGTGGAGGGGCTCCTCCTCGCTGATGACGCCCTGGACCAGTTCGGTCGCGGAGGCGCCCGCGCCCGTCTGTGTGCGGATGGTGATGGCGTCGCGGTCGACGCCGGCGCCGGTCTGGACCTGCCGGACGGCCGAGACGATGGTCTCGGCCAGCGCCTGGGCGTCGATGTCGCCGGTGCCCTTGCCGGTCATCGAGGACTCGGCGACGGCGGCCAGTTCGTCGTCGTCGACGTCGTCGGCGAGCGTCTGCTCGTCGATGGCCTCGAGTGCGAACTGTGCGGCCTGCTGGTAGCCCTCGACGATGGTCGTCGGGTGGACGTCGTCGTCGAGCAGGTCCTCGGCCTGCGCGAGGAGCTGGCCGGCCAGGACGGAGGCGGTGGTCGTGCCGTCGCCGACCTCCTCCTCCTGTGTCTCGGCGACCTCGACGATCATCTGGGCCGCCGGGTGCTCGATGTCCATCTCCTGGAGGATGGTGGCGCCGTCGTTGGTGATGACGACGTCCCCGGAGTCGGAGACGAGCATCTTGTCCATCCCTCGCGGGCCGAGCGTGGTCCGGACGGACTCGCTTACGGCCTTGCCGGCCTGGATGTTGGACGACTGGGCGTCCTTCCCTCGCGTCCGTTCGGTGTCCTCGTCGAGAATGAAGAGCGGCTGACCGCGCCGCTGGCGCATCTGCTGTGACATGTTCGTTCGATATGTCGTCAGCGGTTCTATATAAGGTTTCCGCAACCGTCCCGTCACGGGACGGGAGTTACGCTCCCGAGGTCGGGGTGGTTTTTACAGATTGCCGAGACGAATGCCCCGGGGCCTGGCCCCGAGGCGGTTCACCGCTTGTCGTAGACCGCGACCGCGCGGTCGGTTCGGTTGCTCCACCCGCGGGGGTTCCGCCGGGGCGAGCGGTCGGCGTAGCGGGCCCGGATGCCGTCGGCGTAGCCCCTCGTGGCCCCCAGAAGGACGTCGCGGCCGTTGCCGAGCCACGTCGTCGGGCGGGCCTCGCCGCCGGCGACGTCCCGGAGCGTGGCGGCGGCGTCGGCGACCGCGTGGCGGCCGGTCCGGAACGGGACGGTCGGGTGGAGCCCGTAGTTCTTCGCCAGTCGATAGGCGAGCGAGTGGTACCGCTTCCGCCAGTCCCGTTCGGTCCGCCCGCCGTCCGTCGCGGTCTCTCGCGAGACGCACATCTCGGAGGCCCACGCGACCCCGTAGCCGAGACCGGCGACCCGGTGGGCGGCGTCGCGGGCGCCGCCGGTCTCGAGGTTCTCGTCGAAGCCGTCCAGGTCCTCCAGCACCTCCCGGGAGAAGGCCGCGTTGCCGCCGTTGAAGTAGGTCACCGACCGCCCCCGGATGGCCCGGGTCTCGACGCTGTCGGTGGCGACGCCGGCCCGCAACTCCTCGTGGGTCGGCCCCGTCACGACGCCGGCGTCGGCGAGCGTTCCCCTGATGGCGTCGGCCCAGCCGTCCTCGACGCGGACCGTCGGGACGAGGTAGGCGATGGCGTCGCCGCGCGCCCGGTCGAGGCCAGCGTTCCGGCTGGTGTTGACGTTCCGGCCGTCGATTTCGACGAGTACGTCCACGTCGTCGCGGTCCCGCACCATTCCGCTGGTGCCGTCGGTGGACGGGCCGTTGACGACGATGACCTCGTCGGGGGCGTCCGCTGACAGGGCGTCGAGACAGCCCTCCAGCCGGTCGCGCTCGTTGAGCGTCGGCACGACCACCGAGACGTCCATACGCCGAGTAGCGCCCTCGAGTACTAAAAGCTCCGCGTCTGCGGGCGGCTCACCCGGGGACGTGGGCCTCCCAGTAGGAGACCGACGCGAGGTGGTCGCCGATGGGCGACCGTCCGACCGCGGTGTCGAGCGCCCGGAACGGGCTGGCGATCCAGCCCGGGACCTGCCGGTAGAAGCCGTACGGGACGACGAAGTCGTGGCTGGCGTCGACAAGTTCGAGGTCGGCGCCGACGAGCAGTTCCCGGACCTCCCGCTCGGAGTAGAGCCGCGACCCCATCGGGAGCGCCCAGTTGTATATCGAGCGGGTGGAGTACCGCTTGAACGTGTCGAAGAACACCTGTCCCTTCGAGACGCGCCGGAGTTCCGCCATGAACCCCTCCGGGTCGGGGGCGAGGTGGAAAAACCGCATCGCAAACACCGAATCGAAGCAGTCGTCGGGAAACGGAAGCCGACCGGCGTCGGCCTGCATGAACTCGATGGCCCCGTCGACGCCCGCGGCCCGGGCCTTCATCCGGCCCTGCTCGAGCATCGCCTCGGAGATGTCCACGCCGACGATGTCGGCGCCCCGGTCGGCGAGGGTGACGGTGAACCGCCCCGTCCCGCAGGCCACCTCGAGGATCCGCTTTTCGTCGACGGGCGACAGGGCGTCGAGTACGGCCTCCTTCTCCCGACGGTCGATGAACCGTCCCCCCCGCGAGAAGCGCTTGTCGTCGTACGCTTCCGCGATGTCGTGCTCCTGGTACCACTCCTGTCCCTTCACGCTACCTCAACCGACCCGCCGGCGGCATAAAAGAATGCTGGATACGCCGGAACCGCCCGAGTGCGCCCCCTCAGTCGCCCCGCGCGACGACGTGGTCCGGTCGAATCTCGAGAATCACTCGCGCGCCCGACTCCTCGCCGTGGTTCGGGTACTCGGAGACGTCCATGTACCGCCGGGCCAGTTCGTCGATGTGCTCGACGGCGCCGTCCTCGGTCAGCGCCGCCACCTCGCCGCGCACCGAGACGTACCGGTAGGGGTCCTCGGGGTCGCACATGCTGACCCCGACCGAGGGGTCGCGTCGGACGTTTCGCTCCTTCAGGCGCCCGCGGGCGGTGTTCACCAGGACGCGATCAGCGTCGGCGTCGTAGTCGACCCACACCGGCGTCGACTGCGGCGTCTCGTCCGGCATCACCGTCGAGAGGTGGGCGAACGTTCGCTTCTCGAAGAGGTCGTGGTATCCGTCCGGGATCGAACCCATGGGACCGACGACGGTCGCCTCCTACAATGGTGTTCGGTGCCCCCCACCCGGTCGCCGTCGTGACGCCCGGTCGATGTCCAGGGAGCGGCGCGCGCGAGCGATAGGACGGGCAGAAACCGGGGGTGAACGCGCGTCGTCCGGGCGCGCCCCGGTCGAGACGATGTCGGACGGTAGCGACGGGAGAACCCTCCACACGTTGAGAAGAATTGCCGAACCACGGGGGGACGCGAACGCGTCGCGTGCCACTCCACATCAAACGTCCATGAAAAGCCGGCAGTACGGTCCCGGTTTCGCACAAACGTTGCGAGCCTATAACGTATAACGATTCGGAGTATAAGGGGTCATTATACACAATTGAGTGTAGGTATTGTTTTGACACCCATATAGCGAAGGTTTACCAGTGGGTTCCACAGAGGGCCAGTATGAGCACGACCACGGAGGAACGCTCACGCCCAGCCGACTCACCGTTGGCGGACCCCGAGTTCCGGGACCGCCTCCGCGAACTGCCCCCGAGCGCGAAACTCGTCGCCAAGGTGCTGGAGGGCGCCTCGCCGCTGTCGCAGGGACAGCTGGCCGAGGAGTCGCTGCTGCCCGACCGGACCGTCCGCTACGCGCTGAACCGCCTCGAGGAGGAGGACCTCGTCGACTCCCGGTACTCCTTCCACGACGCCCGGAAGCAGGTCTACTTCCTCGTCAACTGAACGACTCTTTTCGTCGAGTTTTCGCACGCCACACCGGTCGCGCTGCGGAGAACCACTCGACAGCCGAGGCGGCCTCGCGGACGCTATCCACCCCACTCGTTAAGCCACCGCCGCCCCTGCCGCCGGTATGCACGTCGAGCGCGTTCCCGTCGAGGTGTCCACCCGGGCGCCGACCGGCACCACCGCCTGCTACGTCCTCGGGTCCGCGGACGCCCTGCTCGTCGACCCGCCCGCTCCCGACGACCGCATCGAGGCCGAACTGGACCGCGTCGGCGCCGTCGCCGTCACCCACCACCACCCCGACCACGTCGGCGCGGTCGCCGAGTACGCAGACGCCGCCGACGCGACCGTCTGGTGTCGGCTGGGCCGCGAGGACGAGTTCGTCGAGGCGACCGGCGCCGCCCCCGACCGGACGTTCGCCGAGGGAACCACGATCGAGACGGGCGACGGCCCCGTCGTGGTGCGGGACACACCGGGACACGCCCCCGAGCACGTCGCCTTCGAGACGCCCGACGCGCTCGTCGCCGGCGACCTCGCTGTCGCCGAAGGCAGCGTCGTCGTCGCACCGCCGGAGGGCGACGTACGAGCCTACCTCGCCTCCCTGCGACGAGTGCTCGGCCTCGCGCCCGACCGCATCCTGCCCGCCCACGGCCCCGTCATCGACGACCCGAGAGCGACCTGCGAGCGGCTCATCGACCACCGCCTCGACCGCGAGCGGCGCGTCCTCGCCGCCGTCGAGGCCGGCAACCGCACTGTCGAGGACCTCCTCGATGCCGCCTACGACAAGGACCTCACCGGCGTCCGGGACATGGCCGCCGGCACGGTCCGCGGCCACCTCGAGAAACTGGCCGTCGAGGGCCGCGTCCGCTGGGACGGCGCCCACGCCGACCCCGCCTAGACCGGGGCGCCGCTGCCCGCGAGCGCACCGCTTATCCG
This genomic interval carries:
- the lonB gene encoding ATP-dependent protease LonB — protein: MSNEKESDADADGRRDPTEEPRPDSGESDPDERPTPTERGADEQLGDDEELLDGSDLGSDVHVDAEVEIDEDEEDGLLGGLQIGSSEEIKVPDRLVDQVIGQDHARDIVLKAAKQRRHVMMIGSPGTGKSMLAKAMSQLLPKEELQDVLVYHNPDDGNEPKVRTVPAGKGEQIVEAHKEEARKRNQMKSFLMWIIILVVFGYAIIIAEALLLGLIAAGVIYVAFKYMSRGSDAMVPNLLVNNADQQVAPFEDATGAHAGALLGDVRHDPFQSGGMETPSHDRVEAGGIHKANKGVLFVDEINTLDIRSQQKLMTAIQEGEFAITGQSERSSGAMVQTEPVPTDFIMVAAGNLDAMENMHPALRSRIKGYGYEVYMDDTIEDSPEMRRKYARFVAQEVSNDGRLPPFTDEAIEEIILEARRRAGRKQHLSLKFRDLGGLIRVAGDIARAEDRDYTTRDDVLQAKARSRSIEQQLADDYIERRKDYELTVNEGDVVGRVNGLAVMGEDSGIVLPVMAEVTPSQGPGEVIATGQLKEMAQEAVQNVSAIIKKFSDEDISQKDVHIQFVQAGEGGVDGDSASITVAAAVISALEDVPVRQDLAMTGSLSVRGDVLPVGGVTHKIEAAAKAGLETVIIPKANEQDVMIEDEYEEQIEIVPVSHISEVLDVALAGEPEKDSLIDRLKNITGSALEQREVGGTGSPSPQ
- a CDS encoding nicotinamide-nucleotide adenylyltransferase, with product MTRGFYIGRFQPFHQGHYAMVERISQEVDELVVGIGSADQSHTVRNPFTAGERIMMITKALVDLDVVTYAVPIEDLNRNSVWVSHVQSMSPRFDVAFSNNPLVVRLFEEAGIEVRQSPMYHREEFEGAEVRERMAAEGDWESLVPTAVVEVIDEIDGVDRLRQISASDANGEGNGDPSAD
- a CDS encoding SAM hydrolase/SAM-dependent halogenase family protein; amino-acid sequence: MITLASDFGTPYPAAMKGTILQRCDARLVDVGHDFPRQDVRTAAFWLREVLPEFPPAVHLVVVDPGVGTDRAALAVRAGDHALVGPDNGVLLPAARTLANGDRDVDAYELAVENPRSSTFHGRDVFAPGAAAVHEAGIDRLPELEGLSPAEDVVDLTFPTAERREDGATGEVLVVDDFGNAVTNVDGEVLAGLETITVNGESVAVVRSYAHADAGDRVVTVGSHGNVELAVTRGRGDEAFGVEAGDGVDLEW
- a CDS encoding APC family permease, with product MSERLGLAGSVSIALGGMIGGGIFAVLGVVAQITGPATWLAFVLAGVVALCAGYSYTVLNGLVDDDGGSVTFVRCFLDDTTAAGMVGWTLLVGYVGSMGMYAVAFAEFAVGLGGVPEAVAGVPLRPVVSVAVVAAFVGLNLLGARATGSAENLLVGAKVAVLVALGVGGLVFATVVEPRPISLGVGQLPSFGPVMAAAVSFVAFQGWQLLFYDQESIVDPTETIRRAVYVSIPVAVAIYVVVGVVTTNLAREALRTHPHTALASAAEPMLGAVGYAGVGYTVVSLAALFSTGSAINATLFSSGHLAKGMVSEDLLPDRVSETGADGVPARTFLALGGITAALTVVGSLEAITAFASLSFIVVFGTVSYLALRHRDREAVNPLPPAVGVVGTAAFAPLMLYHLYRREPGTLVTVLVIAAAVVAAELLYFERAALRRELNAFEDDIEAAVDDALTGED
- a CDS encoding DUF7522 family protein, producing MSNGNVPEEQRTELISAARTVVGDELRSLTYFTEEEFEQLYLRDDLDRTADLVGFAENERLGFRSQQAYKGSELGRYQFTIRVFETGYLTRVIGGEHGVWVTTDPMKIDRFEELASSLASVLREF
- the thsA gene encoding thermosome subunit alpha; translation: MSQQMRQRRGQPLFILDEDTERTRGKDAQSSNIQAGKAVSESVRTTLGPRGMDKMLVSDSGDVVITNDGATILQEMDIEHPAAQMIVEVAETQEEEVGDGTTTASVLAGQLLAQAEDLLDDDVHPTTIVEGYQQAAQFALEAIDEQTLADDVDDDELAAVAESSMTGKGTGDIDAQALAETIVSAVRQVQTGAGVDRDAITIRTQTGAGASATELVQGVISEEEPLHEDMPRDLTDASIAVLDLDLEVREAEIDAEYDISNVDQLNAAIEAEEGELRGYAEQVADAGVDVAFVTGDVEDIVGSYLAKDGVLAFDSVDDDEARSIARATGARTVGTLSDLSSDALGRADSVSVQRFGDDELAFIEGGAAAETVTVFARGGTEHVADELERALNDALDVATVALDAGGVVPGAGATEIAIADHIRSSSASVEGRKQLAIDAFADAVDVLPRTLAENTGMDPIDALVDLRTTHDAEGRAGLISEGQTGHVGDPVEYGILDPAAVKREAVESATEAATMIARIDDVISAQ
- a CDS encoding glycosyltransferase family 2 protein; amino-acid sequence: MDVSVVVPTLNERDRLEGCLDALSADAPDEVIVVNGPSTDGTSGMVRDRDDVDVLVEIDGRNVNTSRNAGLDRARGDAIAYLVPTVRVEDGWADAIRGTLADAGVVTGPTHEELRAGVATDSVETRAIRGRSVTYFNGGNAAFSREVLEDLDGFDENLETGGARDAAHRVAGLGYGVAWASEMCVSRETATDGGRTERDWRKRYHSLAYRLAKNYGLHPTVPFRTGRHAVADAAATLRDVAGGEARPTTWLGNGRDVLLGATRGYADGIRARYADRSPRRNPRGWSNRTDRAVAVYDKR
- a CDS encoding class I SAM-dependent methyltransferase, translating into MKGQEWYQEHDIAEAYDDKRFSRGGRFIDRREKEAVLDALSPVDEKRILEVACGTGRFTVTLADRGADIVGVDISEAMLEQGRMKARAAGVDGAIEFMQADAGRLPFPDDCFDSVFAMRFFHLAPDPEGFMAELRRVSKGQVFFDTFKRYSTRSIYNWALPMGSRLYSEREVRELLVGADLELVDASHDFVVPYGFYRQVPGWIASPFRALDTAVGRSPIGDHLASVSYWEAHVPG
- a CDS encoding PPOX class F420-dependent oxidoreductase — protein: MGSIPDGYHDLFEKRTFAHLSTVMPDETPQSTPVWVDYDADADRVLVNTARGRLKERNVRRDPSVGVSMCDPEDPYRYVSVRGEVAALTEDGAVEHIDELARRYMDVSEYPNHGEESGARVILEIRPDHVVARGD
- a CDS encoding MarR family transcriptional regulator; the protein is MSTTTEERSRPADSPLADPEFRDRLRELPPSAKLVAKVLEGASPLSQGQLAEESLLPDRTVRYALNRLEEEDLVDSRYSFHDARKQVYFLVN
- a CDS encoding MBL fold metallo-hydrolase; protein product: MHVERVPVEVSTRAPTGTTACYVLGSADALLVDPPAPDDRIEAELDRVGAVAVTHHHPDHVGAVAEYADAADATVWCRLGREDEFVEATGAAPDRTFAEGTTIETGDGPVVVRDTPGHAPEHVAFETPDALVAGDLAVAEGSVVVAPPEGDVRAYLASLRRVLGLAPDRILPAHGPVIDDPRATCERLIDHRLDRERRVLAAVEAGNRTVEDLLDAAYDKDLTGVRDMAAGTVRGHLEKLAVEGRVRWDGAHADPA